In one Methanobrevibacter arboriphilus genomic region, the following are encoded:
- a CDS encoding zinc-ribbon domain-containing protein, with amino-acid sequence MDSYCPECGKKLEEGSDFCSDCGTKVNSESVNDFEKNNESTYEQTKVIIKDEKSPGLAAVLSFLIIGLGQIYNGEIAKGLILLVVSYICIALFFLIIPPIIAVILWVYAIYDAYNTAKDINAGIY; translated from the coding sequence ATGGATAGTTATTGTCCAGAATGTGGGAAAAAATTAGAAGAAGGAAGCGACTTCTGTTCTGATTGTGGAACTAAAGTTAATTCTGAAAGTGTAAATGATTTTGAAAAAAACAATGAAAGTACTTATGAACAAACAAAAGTGATAATTAAAGATGAGAAAAGTCCTGGCTTAGCAGCTGTTTTATCATTCTTGATTATTGGTTTAGGTCAAATATATAATGGAGAAATTGCTAAAGGATTAATACTATTAGTAGTATCATATATATGTATAGCTTTATTCTTCCTTATAATTCCACCTATCATAGCGGTAATCTTATGGGTATATGCTATCTATGATGCTTATAATACAGCTAAAGATATTAATGCAGGTATTTACTAG
- a CDS encoding right-handed parallel beta-helix repeat-containing protein: MDKFKKIKKNRIKYLCLSILFIISIFVFISPNYSATIKIEHNATNQEIQSLIDSAKSGDIIQFKNSTYNEISLIINKKLTLKGNGTTIITNNSKGNNGNANIGDNTFGFYFTKSALGSQLIGFNIISNSDYAVIVNSSSLTMNSNIISGGQKGGVLFNNSKDSKINNNNISNSKSYGINIINSKNINITSSNIKNNNDSGILIYKSLYVSIFNSSIFNNLKHGIELILSNNTKIIKNKIENNYDGIFLSNTKLANITDNLINNNKRNGINLNDRTEKSYIVNNTISKNANGIQLNGKSVNDIIKFNLIKEQKQTADTDVDMFETGNGIVIGDNYDPSSSFTIEYNSILNNENFGIKNKPQFDEVSVGANYFGDSGNHICPRILASILTAKLSASGEVHLFDGKKQTGYVIGADQRIYSAKKTGTPSKPPSKPQNTGSNNINTGSGSNGNLNNASIQNGTNNAKTQNNTNNPKKTNTTTNQYSVGDSGKPLLSKAYEVISNQIAKAMGENSILPYLILIIIAGIFGLGYLKKRKI; encoded by the coding sequence ATGGATAAATTTAAAAAAATAAAAAAAAATAGAATTAAATATCTATGCTTATCGATTTTATTTATAATTTCTATTTTTGTTTTTATCTCTCCTAATTACTCTGCAACTATAAAAATCGAGCATAATGCAACAAATCAAGAAATACAAAGCTTGATTGATTCAGCAAAATCTGGAGATATAATTCAATTTAAAAATTCAACTTACAATGAAATATCATTAATAATAAACAAAAAATTAACTTTGAAAGGAAATGGAACTACAATCATCACAAATAATTCAAAAGGAAATAATGGAAATGCAAACATTGGAGATAATACTTTTGGGTTTTATTTTACAAAAAGTGCTTTAGGTAGCCAATTAATAGGATTTAATATAATTAGTAACTCTGATTATGCTGTAATAGTTAATTCCTCATCACTGACTATGAACTCAAATATCATTAGTGGAGGTCAGAAAGGAGGAGTACTATTCAATAATAGTAAAGATTCTAAAATAAACAATAATAATATATCTAATTCAAAAAGTTATGGAATAAATATTATAAATTCCAAAAATATCAACATTACATCAAGTAATATAAAAAATAATAATGATTCAGGAATATTAATATATAAATCTTTATATGTTTCAATTTTTAATAGCTCAATATTCAATAATCTAAAGCACGGAATTGAATTAATACTTTCAAACAATACAAAAATAATTAAGAATAAAATTGAAAATAATTATGATGGAATATTTCTATCAAACACAAAATTAGCTAATATAACTGATAATTTAATCAATAATAATAAAAGAAACGGAATAAATCTTAATGATAGAACTGAAAAAAGTTATATTGTAAATAATACTATTTCAAAAAATGCTAATGGAATTCAGTTAAATGGTAAATCAGTTAATGATATAATAAAATTTAACCTTATTAAAGAGCAAAAACAAACAGCTGATACAGACGTAGATATGTTTGAAACAGGAAATGGAATTGTAATAGGAGATAATTATGATCCTTCTTCAAGTTTTACTATAGAATATAATTCTATTTTAAATAATGAAAATTTTGGTATTAAAAATAAGCCACAATTTGATGAAGTAAGTGTTGGAGCTAATTATTTTGGAGATAGTGGAAACCATATATGCCCAAGAATACTTGCTTCTATTTTAACAGCAAAACTATCTGCCTCTGGTGAAGTACATCTGTTTGATGGTAAAAAACAAACAGGCTATGTTATTGGTGCTGATCAAAGAATATATTCTGCTAAAAAAACAGGAACACCATCAAAACCTCCATCAAAGCCTCAGAATACAGGTTCTAATAATATTAATACTGGTTCTGGTTCAAATGGTAACTTAAATAATGCCTCCATTCAAAATGGAACTAACAATGCTAAAACACAAAACAATACTAATAACCCTAAAAAAACAAATACAACCACTAACCAGTATTCAGTTGGAGATAGTGGAAAACCATTATTAAGTAAAGCATACGAAGTAATATCTAATCAAATTGCAAAAGCTATGGGAGAAAATTCTATACTTCCTTATTTAATTCTTATTATAATAGCAGGGATATTTGGTTTAGGTTATTTAAAAAAGAGAAAAATATAA
- a CDS encoding phenylacetate--CoA ligase family protein → MIWNKEAECMSREELREIQLKKLQKIVKRAYENVPYYNKKYTELGVFPEDIETLEDINKLPFTTKDDLREGYPFGMFAVPPKEIVEVHSSSGTTGKPVVSGYTRKDLDDWSEIMARGLNMMGIHEEDIIQNTHGYGLFTGGFGVHYGAQKIGSIVVPISTGQTRRQIEIMKDFGTTTLIFTPSYGLYLAEVAKEEGIDPKSVGLKAIGFGAEMWTEEMRKKIENDFNAPAFNIYGLTELMGPGIAVECSSQNGLHISEDYFLPEIIDPNTGKQLEEGKKGELVLTNLEREGMPIIRFRTKDITSLHYDKCECTRTFVKMDRITGRSDDMIKVKGVAIFPSQIEKALLKIDSIEPHYQIIVTRPHLMDEIEVKVEASPDIFFDEVKEMINIKKKIEDYIENEIGLRVKVSLVEPKSIPRSEGKAVRVIDKRDLH, encoded by the coding sequence ATGATATGGAATAAAGAAGCAGAATGTATGTCTAGAGAGGAATTAAGAGAAATTCAACTAAAGAAGCTACAAAAGATTGTTAAAAGAGCTTATGAAAATGTACCATATTATAATAAAAAATATACCGAATTAGGGGTATTTCCTGAAGATATCGAAACTCTTGAAGACATTAATAAACTTCCTTTTACCACTAAAGATGATCTTAGAGAGGGTTATCCATTTGGTATGTTTGCAGTACCTCCAAAAGAAATAGTGGAAGTTCATAGCTCCTCTGGAACCACTGGAAAACCTGTTGTTTCAGGTTATACAAGAAAAGACCTTGATGATTGGAGTGAAATTATGGCAAGAGGTCTTAATATGATGGGTATTCATGAGGAGGATATTATTCAAAATACTCATGGTTATGGTCTTTTTACTGGAGGTTTTGGAGTTCATTATGGTGCACAAAAAATCGGATCAATAGTTGTTCCAATTTCAACTGGTCAAACAAGAAGACAAATTGAAATTATGAAAGATTTTGGAACTACTACCTTGATATTCACGCCTTCTTATGGTTTATATCTTGCTGAAGTAGCAAAAGAAGAGGGAATTGATCCAAAATCTGTTGGATTAAAAGCTATTGGATTTGGAGCTGAAATGTGGACTGAAGAAATGAGAAAAAAAATTGAAAATGATTTCAATGCTCCAGCATTTAATATTTATGGACTAACTGAGTTAATGGGACCAGGAATAGCTGTTGAATGTAGTTCTCAAAATGGATTACATATTTCTGAAGATTACTTTTTACCAGAAATTATAGATCCTAACACTGGAAAACAATTAGAAGAAGGAAAAAAAGGAGAATTAGTTTTAACAAATTTAGAAAGAGAAGGAATGCCTATTATTCGTTTTAGAACAAAAGATATTACATCTCTTCATTATGACAAATGTGAATGTACTAGGACTTTTGTAAAAATGGATAGAATAACTGGTAGATCTGATGATATGATTAAAGTTAAGGGTGTAGCTATCTTCCCATCTCAAATTGAAAAGGCATTACTTAAAATTGACAGTATAGAACCTCATTATCAGATTATTGTGACTAGACCTCATTTAATGGATGAAATTGAAGTTAAGGTTGAAGCATCTCCAGATATATTCTTTGATGAAGTAAAAGAAATGATTAATATAAAAAAGAAGATTGAGGATTATATTGAAAATGAAATTGGTCTAAGAGTTAAAGTTTCGCTTGTTGAACCTAAAAGTATTCCGAGAAGTGAAGGAAAAGCTGTTAGAGTAATAGATAAAAGAGATTTGCATTAA
- a CDS encoding MotA/TolQ/ExbB proton channel family protein: MVLSIPGSGILTSTLNVISQSLLIPVIILLLIFVVYAVITIGSLISEYSSRKKVPVSVMKNLIHDISLAENAEIAKSAISSSEIPEKQKEDLLDLISSEDLSKESREALARKLIENEENLIDKILEKTDIMARIGPTLGLMGTLIPMGPGLAALGSGDVTGLANAIIVAFDTTVVGIGAGAVGYLVSKIRKRWYDDYLSNLDALSDAVLDFMKKNYQN, from the coding sequence ATGGTTTTAAGTATTCCTGGAAGTGGGATTTTAACTTCAACTTTAAATGTGATTTCTCAAAGTTTGCTGATTCCTGTTATTATTCTATTGTTAATATTTGTTGTTTATGCAGTTATTACCATTGGTAGTCTTATTTCTGAATATAGTTCTAGAAAGAAGGTTCCAGTTTCAGTTATGAAAAATTTAATTCATGATATTTCTTTAGCTGAAAATGCTGAAATTGCCAAAAGTGCTATTAGTTCTTCAGAAATTCCTGAGAAGCAAAAAGAAGATTTATTGGATTTAATATCTTCTGAAGATTTATCTAAAGAATCTCGTGAAGCTTTAGCTAGGAAATTAATTGAGAATGAAGAGAATTTAATCGATAAAATTCTTGAAAAAACTGATATTATGGCTCGTATTGGTCCAACTTTAGGTTTGATGGGAACTTTAATTCCTATGGGTCCAGGACTTGCAGCCTTAGGTAGTGGTGATGTTACTGGCCTTGCTAATGCAATTATTGTTGCTTTTGACACAACTGTTGTTGGTATTGGTGCAGGTGCAGTAGGTTATCTTGTATCTAAAATAAGAAAAAGATGGTATGATGATTACTTATCTAATTTAGATGCACTTTCAGATGCAGTACTTGATTTTATGAAAAAAAATTATCAAAATTAA
- a CDS encoding zinc metalloprotease HtpX, which translates to MVRTWKLKLRLSLAVMLLFGLIFAIVILAATLLGYGGNYTLFVILGLGIIFIQYLIGPSMVEKAMGVKYVTEQQAPELHQMVSELAMNAGISKPKIGVSETNIPNAFAFGRTKKDGRVCVTRGILNTLNKDELKAVLGHELSHIKHNDMAVTTLVSAVPLICYYIALSFLFSGDSRNGGGILIGVLAIAAYFLGQLIVLFISRTREYYADLGSIEIGGKPDKLASALYKLVYGAAKSPKEEVKDIQGVKAFFLNDISNARDDIEQLSQLDLNRDGEISEIELAQLKSKNVNIKTSDKVMELFSTHPNMLKRIERLAEYS; encoded by the coding sequence ATTGTAAGGACATGGAAACTAAAATTAAGATTGAGTCTTGCTGTAATGTTATTATTCGGATTAATATTTGCTATTGTGATATTAGCAGCTACTTTATTAGGATATGGTGGAAATTACACACTATTCGTAATATTAGGATTAGGAATAATATTTATACAATACCTAATAGGACCTTCAATGGTTGAAAAAGCAATGGGAGTAAAATATGTTACAGAACAACAAGCTCCAGAATTACACCAAATGGTTAGTGAATTAGCTATGAATGCAGGAATTTCAAAACCTAAAATCGGAGTTTCTGAAACAAATATTCCAAATGCATTTGCTTTTGGAAGAACTAAAAAAGATGGAAGAGTTTGTGTTACAAGAGGAATTCTTAATACATTAAACAAGGATGAGCTAAAAGCTGTTCTTGGACATGAATTATCTCATATTAAACATAATGATATGGCTGTTACAACATTAGTAAGTGCAGTTCCACTTATATGTTATTATATTGCCCTATCATTTCTATTTAGTGGAGACAGTAGAAATGGTGGAGGTATTTTAATCGGAGTTTTAGCTATTGCTGCTTATTTCCTAGGACAATTAATTGTTTTATTCATATCAAGAACTAGAGAATATTACGCAGACTTAGGAAGTATTGAAATTGGTGGGAAACCAGATAAATTAGCTTCAGCTTTATATAAACTTGTTTATGGTGCTGCAAAATCTCCTAAAGAAGAAGTTAAAGATATTCAAGGAGTAAAAGCATTCTTTTTAAATGATATATCAAATGCTAGAGATGATATAGAACAATTATCTCAATTAGATTTAAATAGAGATGGTGAAATATCTGAAATTGAGTTAGCTCAATTAAAAAGTAAAAATGTCAATATAAAAACTAGTGATAAAGTTATGGAATTGTTTTCAACCCATCCAAATATGCTAAAAAGAATAGAAAGATTAGCTGAGTATAGCTAA
- a CDS encoding DUF2149 domain-containing protein has translation MVRSKRNRRSSRTEEDPMAGTTNLVDAMLVISVGLLVFLVMSWNMQSVVFNADMTPEEKESTMEKIKSVSEVKQGKEIDDDINSSNSSGEGYVEMGKVYKDPNTGKLIMVE, from the coding sequence ATGGTTAGATCCAAAAGAAATAGGAGGTCTTCAAGAACTGAAGAGGATCCAATGGCAGGTACAACTAATCTTGTTGATGCAATGCTTGTGATATCTGTAGGTTTATTAGTTTTTCTTGTAATGTCATGGAATATGCAATCTGTTGTTTTTAATGCTGATATGACTCCTGAAGAAAAAGAATCAACTATGGAGAAAATAAAAAGTGTTTCTGAAGTAAAACAAGGGAAAGAAATAGATGATGATATAAACTCATCTAATAGCTCTGGTGAAGGATATGTGGAAATGGGTAAAGTTTACAAAGATCCAAACACGGGAAAATTAATAATGGTCGAGTAA
- a CDS encoding DUF2162 domain-containing protein: MNPMDILWQAGVIAAIIVFGVKIGLGSSMANLSKKAILLLISIYGVGIYITTQIASIYSSQFTNFVISYNTPIFIVMSIIMILAGLTTIREWKVHRCNTSTTSALAVIAPSPCCFLSITITAIFVAPIMGLSIGELSPIIAVILALVIILSYFFANIIVKLIKKPYPIILGNFMLFLGIYFLLAALLLPNLIDGFKKIMKPISLVDANLIVYLIPVIIILMIIGVFFSKKNSFLNN, encoded by the coding sequence ATGAATCCAATGGATATTTTATGGCAAGCAGGTGTAATAGCAGCAATCATAGTCTTTGGTGTTAAAATTGGTTTAGGTTCGTCTATGGCTAACCTTTCAAAGAAAGCGATATTGTTGCTTATATCTATTTATGGTGTTGGTATCTATATCACTACTCAAATTGCATCGATTTATTCAAGTCAATTTACAAACTTTGTTATATCATATAATACTCCTATATTTATAGTCATGTCTATAATAATGATTTTAGCTGGTTTAACAACTATAAGGGAATGGAAAGTTCATAGATGTAATACTTCAACAACATCTGCCCTTGCTGTAATTGCACCATCTCCTTGTTGTTTCTTATCTATCACTATAACTGCTATATTTGTTGCCCCTATAATGGGATTGTCTATTGGTGAATTAAGTCCTATAATAGCTGTAATTTTAGCATTGGTAATTATATTATCATATTTCTTTGCAAATATAATTGTTAAATTGATTAAAAAACCTTATCCAATTATTCTTGGAAATTTCATGCTTTTTTTAGGAATTTATTTTTTGCTTGCTGCATTATTGCTTCCAAACTTAATCGATGGATTCAAAAAAATCATGAAGCCTATTAGTTTAGTTGATGCAAACCTTATAGTATACTTAATTCCTGTAATAATAATATTAATGATTATTGGAGTGTTTTTCTCTAAAAAAAATAGTTTCTTGAATAATTGA
- a CDS encoding right-handed parallel beta-helix repeat-containing protein has product MDNIKLKGKDESNKSIAFIFFVLLVIGGIALSINTSSAATIYDVNSTNSNNEIQNIINGMSDGDTLFFNDGVFENIGLIINKTINITASSNALIKAIVDTSTLDTDDISKYAIDRAAAFYFVNGSNNSDIHGLNITSMPGFDYLNNSSATSKNALIYALRNTDNISIHDNTLNNSAWGVFLAMSTGATTMSVYNNVVTNMADTGIINFGSGSAIINNNTISNVGRHGIDVRHGSSSNTIVSNNTITNASEGIYTMHSGGHIFANNTIINTTLSAITVYGAYDILIQNNTMKNGIIGILLASSYRNITLTDNNFTYTSKSTSPNFGYNLVTANTATSNSNVDGTYSDSSQTPAKISINSSYEKTSITNGQTVKYTVKVSNTGNASGSNITISNILPSGVSANSVIVTKGNFSNGVWTIDSLSNDNDAILVFYAKPSKSGTFANTISATYNDNLNKGNNWVDLNGTKTTLTVDKDIKVSSSNAFSASKVKRNKYFYITTTIKNTGLDNSSTFNSKIATTKGLKVAAVSKSSYASYNKKSQTWTVKKVPVKKTITLKMKVKATKTGTQKVKVTTNGKSQTKSVKVVK; this is encoded by the coding sequence GTGGATAATATTAAATTAAAGGGTAAAGATGAGTCTAATAAAAGCATAGCTTTTATATTTTTTGTCTTATTAGTTATTGGTGGAATAGCTTTAAGCATTAATACTTCTTCTGCTGCAACTATTTATGATGTAAATTCTACTAATTCAAATAATGAGATACAAAATATTATAAATGGAATGTCAGATGGAGATACTTTGTTTTTTAACGATGGAGTATTTGAAAATATAGGCTTAATTATTAATAAGACTATAAACATAACTGCTAGTTCAAACGCTCTTATAAAGGCCATAGTTGATACTTCAACATTGGACACAGATGATATTTCTAAATATGCTATTGATAGAGCAGCAGCATTTTATTTTGTAAATGGGTCTAATAATAGTGATATTCACGGTTTAAACATTACTAGTATGCCTGGATTTGACTATTTAAATAATTCTTCTGCAACTTCAAAAAATGCATTAATTTATGCATTACGTAATACTGATAATATAAGTATTCATGATAATACTCTTAATAACTCTGCATGGGGTGTATTTTTAGCAATGAGTACTGGTGCAACTACAATGTCTGTTTATAATAATGTTGTTACTAATATGGCAGATACAGGTATAATCAATTTTGGTTCTGGTTCAGCTATAATTAATAATAATACAATATCTAATGTTGGAAGGCATGGAATAGATGTAAGGCATGGAAGTAGTTCAAATACAATAGTTTCTAATAATACAATAACCAATGCAAGTGAAGGTATCTACACTATGCATTCTGGTGGACATATATTTGCAAATAACACAATAATTAATACTACTTTAAGTGCTATTACTGTTTATGGAGCATATGATATTTTAATTCAAAATAATACTATGAAAAATGGAATCATTGGTATTTTATTAGCTAGTAGCTACCGTAATATAACTTTAACTGATAATAATTTCACTTACACTTCAAAATCAACCTCTCCTAACTTTGGATATAATTTAGTAACTGCAAATACTGCAACTTCTAATTCTAATGTTGATGGAACTTATTCTGATAGTTCTCAAACTCCTGCAAAAATTTCTATAAATTCTTCTTATGAAAAAACTTCTATAACAAATGGACAGACTGTAAAATACACTGTTAAAGTATCTAATACAGGAAATGCTTCTGGAAGTAATATAACCATCTCCAATATTTTACCTAGTGGAGTAAGTGCGAATTCTGTAATTGTAACTAAAGGTAACTTTTCTAATGGTGTATGGACTATTGATTCATTATCTAATGATAATGATGCTATTTTAGTTTTCTATGCAAAACCTTCAAAATCTGGAACTTTTGCTAATACAATTAGTGCAACCTATAATGATAACTTGAATAAAGGTAACAATTGGGTTGATCTTAATGGAACTAAAACTACATTAACTGTAGATAAGGATATTAAAGTATCTAGTAGTAATGCATTTAGTGCAAGTAAAGTAAAGAGAAATAAATATTTCTATATAACAACCACAATTAAAAACACTGGATTAGATAACTCCAGTACATTCAATAGTAAAATAGCAACCACCAAAGGATTAAAAGTAGCAGCAGTAAGTAAAAGTAGCTATGCATCATACAACAAAAAAAGCCAAACATGGACAGTCAAAAAAGTTCCTGTTAAAAAAACAATAACCCTAAAAATGAAAGTCAAAGCAACAAAAACCGGAACACAAAAAGTAAAAGTAACAACAAACGGCAAATCACAAACCAAATCTGTAAAAGTTGTCAAATAA
- a CDS encoding ACT domain-containing protein, with the protein MKISQLSIFLENKEGRLWNALDALANGGVNIRALSLADTSDFGILRIIVHDPEKAKKILEKNDFIVKIIDVVGVELDDTPGGLANVLKLLNENNINLEYIYAFTHEKTEKAILLLQSKDLDILINVLENNNVNIVPSKEVYNL; encoded by the coding sequence ATGAAGATTAGTCAATTATCAATATTTTTAGAAAATAAAGAAGGAAGATTATGGAATGCATTAGATGCTCTAGCTAATGGTGGGGTAAATATAAGAGCATTATCATTAGCAGATACTTCTGATTTTGGAATTTTAAGGATTATTGTTCATGATCCAGAAAAAGCAAAAAAAATACTTGAAAAAAATGATTTTATTGTAAAAATTATCGATGTTGTTGGAGTTGAGTTAGATGATACTCCTGGAGGACTTGCTAATGTTTTAAAATTATTAAATGAAAATAATATCAATTTGGAATATATTTACGCTTTTACTCATGAAAAAACAGAAAAAGCTATATTACTACTTCAATCTAAAGATTTAGATATCCTTATAAATGTTTTAGAAAATAATAATGTTAATATAGTTCCATCTAAAGAAGTTTATAACTTGTAA
- a CDS encoding sugar phosphate isomerase/epimerase family protein has translation MKIGVSTLAINNNELYENLKFLEELNIDYVEILQEYPNSNIDVDLLNSFNFHYTIHSPIIDLNIASLNKSIQMASINEIGKSIDLANSLDSDIIVVHPGSVPFLARDYIDKVLVKCRESLITCENYAKDLGVNIAVENMPNIDGFLYKDINELNELLINLDMGMTLDVGHAGVNGFLENDMYFDSIKHVHLSDNNHDHDMHYALGEGSIDFKTVIENFEKNNYDGIYIIEVNDKEPVLKSLEYLEKL, from the coding sequence ATGAAAATAGGAGTATCAACATTAGCTATTAATAATAATGAATTATATGAAAACTTAAAATTTTTAGAAGAGTTGAATATTGATTATGTTGAAATATTACAAGAGTATCCAAATTCTAATATTGATGTTGATTTATTAAATTCATTTAATTTTCATTATACGATTCATTCTCCTATTATTGATTTAAATATTGCCTCTTTGAACAAATCTATTCAAATGGCTTCTATAAATGAAATTGGAAAATCTATAGATTTAGCTAATAGTCTTGATAGTGATATTATTGTTGTTCATCCTGGTTCTGTTCCTTTTTTAGCACGTGATTATATTGATAAAGTTTTAGTTAAGTGTCGTGAGTCACTTATAACTTGTGAAAATTATGCTAAAGATTTGGGAGTTAATATAGCTGTTGAAAATATGCCGAATATTGATGGTTTCCTTTATAAAGATATTAATGAGCTTAATGAATTGTTAATTAATTTGGATATGGGAATGACTCTTGATGTTGGTCATGCTGGTGTTAATGGTTTTTTAGAAAATGATATGTATTTTGATTCAATTAAACATGTACATTTATCTGATAATAATCATGATCATGATATGCACTATGCTTTAGGTGAAGGATCAATCGATTTTAAGACAGTGATTGAAAACTTTGAGAAAAATAATTATGATGGTATATATATAATTGAGGTAAATGATAAAGAACCTGTTCTAAAGAGTTTAGAATATCTAGAAAAATTATAA
- a CDS encoding pentapeptide repeat-containing protein: protein MKDYRKANLVGSDLRKMDFNNVDFRRANLSNANLSKINIKNCDFTCANLKGANLQGSDLKGVNFRGADMSYCNLKNVNLDGADLSGAKLYNAKLDGSSLNKTYIRGTDIRGVNFDDVDTKNAIIKLVYDGSYKRTRSL, encoded by the coding sequence ATGAAGGATTATAGAAAAGCTAATCTAGTAGGGTCTGATTTAAGAAAAATGGATTTTAATAATGTTGATTTCAGACGTGCTAATTTAAGCAATGCTAACTTATCAAAAATTAATATAAAAAATTGTGATTTTACATGTGCTAATCTTAAAGGTGCAAATTTGCAGGGGTCTGATCTAAAAGGTGTTAATTTTCGTGGCGCAGATATGAGTTACTGCAACCTTAAAAATGTGAATCTTGATGGGGCAGATTTATCTGGAGCTAAACTGTATAATGCTAAATTAGATGGTTCAAGCTTAAACAAAACATATATTAGAGGAACAGATATTAGAGGAGTAAACTTCGATGATGTCGATACAAAAAATGCCATTATAAAACTTGTATATGATGGAAGTTATAAAAGAACAAGAAGTTTATAG
- a CDS encoding FmdE family protein, which translates to MNNTFDEQLEKAKNFHGEICGGVLTGTKMAIYAIEKLNLKFNEKNPELIAIVEIDRCVYDAVQAITQGSTGTKSVKLIDYGKFAVTFYNKETDEAIRLTDVDASSSVNTGETIDERIERYKNTPTNELFKIEDVKVFFDENNLPGMPTIKKRCSICDEVVLDNKNSLVNGKPICKSCFKGSYYEII; encoded by the coding sequence ATGAATAATACTTTTGATGAACAATTAGAAAAAGCTAAAAATTTTCATGGAGAAATATGTGGTGGAGTTTTAACAGGAACTAAAATGGCAATTTATGCAATTGAAAAGCTTAATCTCAAATTTAATGAAAAAAATCCTGAATTAATAGCTATTGTTGAAATTGATCGTTGTGTTTATGATGCGGTTCAAGCTATTACACAAGGTTCAACTGGAACTAAATCTGTTAAACTAATAGACTATGGAAAATTTGCAGTTACTTTTTATAATAAGGAAACTGACGAAGCTATTAGATTAACTGATGTTGATGCAAGTTCAAGTGTTAATACTGGTGAAACTATAGATGAAAGAATTGAAAGGTATAAAAACACACCTACTAATGAATTATTTAAAATTGAAGATGTTAAAGTCTTTTTTGATGAAAATAATTTGCCTGGTATGCCAACAATTAAAAAAAGATGTTCTATTTGTGATGAAGTTGTTTTAGATAATAAAAATTCATTAGTTAATGGTAAACCGATCTGTAAGTCTTGTTTTAAAGGCTCTTATTATGAAATAATCTAA